Proteins from a genomic interval of Actinomycetota bacterium:
- a CDS encoding TetR/AcrR family transcriptional regulator produces the protein MAAKYGTRGNRRQQIIDAAITAFATKNYDGASVVDIANAAGITKRAIYRYFSTKRELFYTVRNEVYSAIVNNLWRELPETESFNELAEALLRNHVRFSLENPEMARIVVNTISEAATRELQENIAALLDERTDEVQALMQAGKEQGELDPDLDIPYVAWIIVLMFFFLIYMQACEDDRLIARGEDAASVLIRPFLASLAPRVPTDGG, from the coding sequence ATGGCCGCGAAGTACGGCACCCGGGGCAACCGCAGGCAGCAGATCATCGATGCGGCCATAACCGCCTTCGCCACTAAGAACTACGACGGCGCCTCGGTGGTGGATATCGCCAACGCCGCGGGCATCACCAAGCGCGCCATCTACCGCTACTTCTCCACCAAGCGGGAACTCTTCTACACCGTGCGGAACGAGGTCTACAGCGCCATCGTGAACAACCTCTGGAGGGAGCTGCCGGAGACTGAGAGTTTCAACGAGCTGGCGGAAGCCCTCTTGCGCAACCACGTCCGGTTCAGCCTGGAGAACCCGGAGATGGCGCGCATCGTGGTCAACACCATCTCCGAGGCGGCCACCCGGGAGCTGCAGGAGAACATCGCTGCCCTGCTCGATGAGCGCACCGACGAAGTGCAGGCGCTGATGCAGGCCGGCAAGGAGCAGGGTGAGCTGGACCCGGACCTGGACATCCCCTACGTAGCATGGATCATCGTGCTGATGTTCTTCTTCCTCATCTACATGCAGGCGTGCGAGGACGACCGGTTGATAGCGCGCGGCGAGGACGCGGCTTCGGTACTGATCAGGCCCTTCCTGGCCTCCCTCGCCCCCCGCGTTCCCACAGATGGTGGGTAG
- a CDS encoding TetR/AcrR family transcriptional regulator, with the protein MARKRLPAAERKQAIIKAAERCLARKGFYNCTTADIAAAAGITEPVLYQHFRDKSDIVDSLRDHAVKDISEYVVRRVLKKQTPLEGLRECAEAVFDYTLRHRSTMRAYYYSIPELGKGGLRRSPVEGVHNFHAAVSYVLAEAQRAGTADSEMDANDFAWSYVSLVQIVFIANALGLDVPFIFKDAYMDLIDRLLATVATPKGAGV; encoded by the coding sequence TTGGCCAGGAAGAGACTGCCGGCGGCGGAGAGGAAGCAGGCCATCATCAAGGCCGCCGAGCGCTGCCTCGCCCGCAAGGGTTTCTATAACTGCACCACGGCCGATATCGCCGCCGCGGCGGGCATCACCGAGCCCGTTCTCTACCAGCATTTCCGGGACAAGAGCGATATCGTCGACTCCCTGCGGGACCATGCCGTCAAAGATATCTCCGAATACGTGGTCAGGCGGGTCCTGAAGAAGCAGACCCCCCTGGAGGGCCTGCGCGAATGCGCTGAGGCGGTCTTCGATTATACGCTGCGGCACCGCAGCACCATGCGCGCTTACTACTATTCCATACCCGAACTGGGCAAGGGCGGCCTGCGGCGCTCGCCGGTGGAGGGCGTGCACAACTTCCACGCAGCCGTCTCGTATGTGCTGGCGGAGGCACAGCGCGCGGGGACGGCCGACAGCGAGATGGACGCAAACGATTTCGCCTGGAGCTACGTCTCGCTGGTGCAGATCGTGTTCATCGCCAACGCCCTGGGCCTGGACGTGCCCTTCATCTTCAAGGACGCCTACATGGACCTCATCGACCGCCTGCTGGCGACGGTGGCAACGCCGAAGGGAGCGGGGGTGTAG
- a CDS encoding TetR/AcrR family transcriptional regulator, producing MTEAETTKKRRLPASERKKVILDAAQRTFVEYGYHGALMDTIAERAEVTKPILYRHFPSKLDLLLAILDRAGEELRDALLRPDPSEMDWPTATRYSIHAYFDFVVRSEKAFRLIYATDLNVDRKASERITEIREGIRKIVADMIASYTDTSIFPRRDVDILAIMLVGMVETTVIHWMNNKDISHEVYEENLIRATANILARLPSRPS from the coding sequence ATGACGGAAGCCGAGACAACGAAGAAAAGGCGCCTTCCGGCATCGGAGCGGAAGAAAGTCATCCTGGACGCCGCCCAGCGCACCTTCGTGGAGTACGGCTACCACGGAGCCCTCATGGACACCATCGCCGAGCGGGCCGAGGTGACCAAGCCGATTCTCTACCGGCATTTTCCCAGCAAGCTCGACCTTCTCCTGGCCATCCTGGACCGGGCTGGCGAGGAGCTGCGCGACGCGCTGCTCCGGCCGGACCCGTCGGAAATGGACTGGCCCACCGCCACCAGGTACAGCATCCACGCCTATTTCGACTTCGTGGTGAGGTCGGAGAAAGCCTTCCGTCTCATCTACGCCACGGACCTCAATGTGGACCGCAAGGCATCGGAGCGGATCACCGAGATACGCGAGGGGATCAGGAAGATCGTCGCCGACATGATCGCCTCCTACACCGATACCTCGATCTTCCCCCGCCGGGACGTAGACATCCTGGCCATCATGCTGGTGGGGATGGTGGAGACCACGGTCATCCACTGGATGAACAACAAGGACATCTCCCACGAGGTATACGAGGAGAACCTGATAAGGGCCACCGCCAATATCCTGGCACGGCTGCCGTCACGCCCTTCGTGA
- a CDS encoding HRDC domain-containing protein — protein sequence MIDFQYVGDTAALREMLDDLRGRKYISVDLESDSYHHYAEKIALLQIGDGENIYIVDPFGADLAEAAPLFADQRVEKVFHDVDYDGRMLLTFLGVKPAPIFDTMIAARILGKERVGLADLLGEYFGLSLDKGLQKADWSRRPLEREMLEYAALDVAYLLPLRQLLKDEIAARGRTAWASEEFERLVDNLEQMPEKGATFTRVKGARELSPRQLAVLQALLDWREERAKAVDIPTFKVIGTERLVRIAEQLPRSRRELEGLKVLSERQAARFGGELYRAVERGMKVPGTKLPSFPAHTYQKRDFSAERMLKQFKIARDRKAEDLGLDPGFLLPNAALKAIARQKPQNLRELRESGVLKAWQIDTMGDTILACLQE from the coding sequence ATGATCGATTTCCAATACGTTGGCGACACGGCGGCCCTGCGGGAGATGCTGGACGATCTGCGTGGAAGAAAATATATCAGCGTTGACCTTGAGTCAGACAGCTACCACCATTACGCGGAGAAGATCGCCCTCCTTCAGATAGGCGATGGTGAGAACATCTATATAGTCGATCCCTTCGGTGCGGACCTGGCCGAGGCGGCGCCTCTCTTCGCGGACCAGCGGGTGGAGAAGGTCTTTCACGACGTCGATTACGACGGCAGGATGCTCCTCACCTTCCTGGGCGTCAAACCCGCACCCATATTCGATACCATGATCGCCGCCCGCATCCTGGGCAAGGAGCGGGTGGGACTCGCGGACCTGCTGGGTGAGTATTTCGGCCTTTCCCTGGACAAGGGGCTGCAGAAGGCCGACTGGTCGCGGCGCCCGCTGGAGCGGGAGATGCTCGAATATGCGGCCCTCGACGTGGCCTACCTCCTCCCCCTGCGCCAGCTGCTGAAAGACGAGATCGCGGCCAGGGGCAGGACGGCATGGGCATCCGAGGAGTTCGAGCGGCTGGTGGACAACCTGGAGCAAATGCCGGAGAAGGGCGCGACTTTCACCCGGGTAAAGGGGGCCCGCGAGCTCTCGCCACGCCAGCTGGCAGTGCTGCAGGCGCTGCTGGACTGGCGGGAGGAGAGGGCGAAAGCGGTGGATATCCCCACCTTCAAGGTGATCGGCACCGAACGGCTGGTCAGGATAGCGGAGCAGCTACCCCGCAGCAGGCGCGAGCTTGAAGGCCTCAAGGTCCTTTCGGAACGTCAGGCGGCACGCTTCGGCGGCGAGCTTTACAGGGCGGTGGAGAGGGGCATGAAGGTCCCCGGGACTAAGCTGCCCTCTTTCCCCGCACACACGTATCAGAAAAGGGACTTCTCGGCCGAGAGGATGCTCAAGCAGTTCAAGATCGCCAGGGACAGGAAAGCGGAGGACCTGGGGCTCGACCCCGGTTTCCTGCTCCCCAATGCAGCGCTGAAAGCCATCGCGCGGCAGAAGCCGCAGAACCTGCGCGAGCTGCGGGAAAGCGGCGTGCTTAAAGCCTGGCAGATCGATACGATGGGAGACACCATCCTCGCCTGCCTGCAGGAATAG
- a CDS encoding zinc ribbon domain-containing protein, translating into MVKRPLLRELIPFIVVLALIVCFSAWPALAQEVGEETDYSMQEEYRVELSETGDAHITDTITYDPAWFEEYGYVFEENPNLLSRRYRADTNVGEVENFDVDIDSGDATVTVTFDTPGLAYRLSDGWTVYGYGDYELVEEGDDEIVLRAAWTVTNEYSLFEPMGLEEEVVIDLPNGAQNGDYDEAEGAIAYDLAYAEESAGVLAENKTLFTIIFAVIMALSLILLLYLFTRRGQTPVAVEAVTPAARAVEAASPEAAAGTGTKPTEKPRFCKKCGHPRSGEGERFCRKCGAEHS; encoded by the coding sequence ATGGTAAAGAGGCCACTGCTGCGCGAGCTCATACCCTTCATCGTTGTTCTTGCCCTCATCGTCTGCTTCTCGGCCTGGCCGGCCCTGGCCCAGGAGGTCGGCGAGGAGACCGACTATTCCATGCAGGAGGAATACCGCGTCGAGCTGAGTGAGACCGGTGACGCCCACATCACCGACACCATCACCTACGACCCTGCCTGGTTCGAGGAGTACGGTTACGTCTTCGAGGAAAACCCCAACCTTCTCAGCCGCCGCTACCGCGCAGACACCAACGTGGGCGAAGTGGAGAACTTCGACGTGGACATCGACAGCGGCGACGCGACCGTAACCGTGACCTTCGACACGCCTGGGCTGGCTTACAGGCTATCCGACGGGTGGACGGTATACGGCTACGGTGATTACGAGCTGGTCGAAGAGGGTGATGACGAGATAGTCCTGCGGGCCGCATGGACGGTGACCAACGAGTACAGCCTCTTCGAGCCCATGGGCCTCGAGGAAGAGGTGGTCATCGACCTGCCCAATGGCGCACAGAACGGCGATTACGACGAGGCGGAGGGGGCCATCGCTTATGATCTTGCCTACGCGGAGGAGAGCGCAGGGGTCCTGGCCGAGAACAAGACCCTCTTCACCATCATCTTCGCCGTGATCATGGCCCTATCGCTTATCCTGTTGCTCTACCTGTTCACGCGACGGGGGCAGACGCCCGTGGCAGTTGAGGCCGTCACCCCGGCCGCGCGGGCGGTGGAGGCGGCCTCCCCCGAAGCAGCTGCAGGTACAGGCACAAAGCCCACCGAGAAGCCGAGATTCTGCAAGAAATGCGGCCATCCCCGCAGCGGCGAGGGCGAGCGCTTCTGCCGCAAGTGCGGCGCGGAACACTCATAG
- a CDS encoding glucose-1-phosphate thymidylyltransferase: MELKGLILSGGAGTRLRPITHTSAKQLVPVANKPILFYGLEALREAGILDIGIIVGDTEEEIREAVGDGSAWDVKITYIRQEAPLGLAHAVLTAEEFLADTPFVMYLGDNLIKEGIASFVDEFRYKDVDALILLAHVDEPQRFGVAELDGTRIVRLVEKPKKPPSDLALVGAYMFRPSILAASRAISPSWRNELEITDAIQHLIDNDHHVEAHIIEGWWKDTGHLEDLLEANRIVLENIEPRCDGSIDELSRVDGRIILEEGAEVVRSTLRGPSIIGKDTRIVDSYIGPFTSIYYGVTVEGSELEHSIVMENSSIKDIPGRIEDSLIGKNVEISRSLALPKTFRFVLGDNSMIGLM, translated from the coding sequence ATGGAACTCAAAGGGTTGATCCTGTCCGGGGGAGCGGGTACCCGCCTGCGTCCCATAACCCACACCAGCGCCAAGCAACTGGTGCCGGTGGCCAATAAACCCATCCTGTTCTACGGCCTGGAGGCCTTGCGGGAAGCAGGCATCCTGGACATCGGCATCATCGTGGGGGACACAGAGGAGGAGATTCGGGAGGCGGTGGGCGACGGTTCAGCCTGGGACGTCAAGATAACCTACATCAGGCAGGAGGCCCCCCTGGGGCTGGCCCACGCCGTGCTCACGGCGGAGGAGTTCCTCGCCGACACCCCCTTCGTCATGTACCTGGGCGACAACCTCATCAAGGAGGGGATCGCCTCCTTCGTGGATGAGTTCCGCTACAAGGACGTGGACGCCCTCATCCTCCTGGCCCATGTCGATGAACCCCAGCGTTTCGGCGTCGCCGAGCTTGACGGGACCAGGATCGTAAGGCTGGTGGAAAAACCAAAGAAACCCCCGAGCGACCTTGCCCTGGTGGGGGCCTACATGTTCCGGCCGTCGATCCTGGCGGCATCCAGGGCCATCTCGCCCTCGTGGCGCAACGAGCTGGAGATCACCGACGCCATACAGCACCTCATAGACAACGACCATCACGTGGAGGCGCATATCATCGAGGGATGGTGGAAGGACACCGGCCACCTGGAGGACCTGCTCGAGGCCAACCGTATCGTGCTGGAGAACATAGAGCCGCGCTGCGACGGCAGCATCGACGAGCTCTCGCGCGTGGACGGCAGGATCATCCTGGAGGAGGGGGCGGAGGTGGTGCGCAGCACCCTGCGTGGCCCGTCCATCATCGGCAAGGACACGAGGATCGTCGATTCCTACATCGGGCCCTTCACCTCCATCTATTACGGCGTCACCGTCGAGGGCAGCGAGCTGGAGCACTCCATCGTTATGGAGAACAGCTCCATCAAGGACATCCCGGGCCGCATCGAGGACAGCCTGATCGGGAAGAACGTGGAGATCAGCAGGTCCCTCGCGCTGCCCAAGACCTTCCGCTTCGTGCTGGGTGATAACTCCATGATCGGACTGATGTGA
- a CDS encoding dTDP-4-dehydrorhamnose 3,5-epimerase family protein: MIEGVTVKELPSELDKVGLTLDLWGDGNPPGLLRAASCRALFPGGLEAWVSRREAVERITCLEGTIKLVLCDRREGSPTRDEVVELFLGEYRFREVTVPPGVLRGWKAVGDRSALVFLALEGGSTDALCLTQEEAAVPYDWDIVMQ; encoded by the coding sequence TTGATCGAGGGGGTCACCGTTAAGGAACTGCCGTCGGAGCTGGACAAGGTCGGTCTCACCCTCGACCTCTGGGGAGATGGCAACCCCCCTGGCCTCCTGCGTGCCGCGTCCTGCCGCGCGCTGTTCCCGGGAGGGCTGGAAGCATGGGTCAGCAGGCGGGAGGCGGTGGAGAGGATAACCTGCCTGGAGGGCACCATCAAGCTGGTCCTCTGCGACAGGCGCGAGGGTTCTCCGACCCGAGACGAGGTGGTGGAGCTCTTCCTCGGGGAATACCGATTCCGTGAGGTTACGGTGCCGCCGGGGGTGCTGCGGGGATGGAAGGCGGTGGGTGACCGCTCAGCCCTGGTTTTTCTGGCCCTGGAGGGCGGCAGCACGGACGCGCTCTGCCTGACCCAGGAAGAGGCCGCGGTGCCTTACGACTGGGATATTGTGATGCAATAG
- the rfbB gene encoding dTDP-glucose 4,6-dehydratase yields MRLLVTGGCGFIGSNFIRHVLAEHPRDEVLNLDKLTYAGNPTNLAEVEESARYFFHRGDICEPEDVEKAFAWGPDAVVNFAAETHVDRSISSPEDFVRTDVLGTFRLLEQARSLGIRFMQISTDEVYGSIAEGSFTEESPLRPNSPYAASKAGADLLVRSYVRTYGIDAVIARSSNNYGPYQYPEKVIPLFVTNLLEGRKVPLYGEGSNVRDWLYVRDNCRAIDLVLRSGLSGEAYNIGAGQEKTNLELTHAILDILGAGEDAIERVPDRLGHDLRYSIETAKLRELGWEPLQDFESGLRETVQWYRDNTAWWEPIKSGDFRRYYLEKYGDI; encoded by the coding sequence ATGCGATTACTGGTGACCGGCGGCTGTGGCTTCATAGGCAGCAACTTCATCCGCCACGTCCTGGCGGAACACCCCAGGGACGAGGTCCTCAACCTGGACAAGCTGACCTACGCCGGCAACCCCACGAACCTTGCCGAGGTGGAGGAGAGCGCGCGCTACTTCTTCCATAGGGGCGATATCTGCGAGCCGGAGGACGTGGAGAAGGCATTCGCATGGGGCCCCGACGCGGTGGTCAACTTCGCGGCCGAGACCCATGTCGACCGCTCCATCTCCTCGCCGGAGGACTTCGTCAGGACCGATGTTCTCGGCACCTTTCGACTGCTCGAGCAGGCACGGTCCCTGGGCATACGTTTTATGCAGATCAGCACCGACGAGGTCTATGGAAGTATCGCCGAGGGTTCCTTCACGGAAGAGAGCCCGCTGCGCCCCAACAGCCCGTACGCCGCCTCCAAAGCCGGGGCGGACCTGCTGGTGCGCTCGTACGTGCGCACTTACGGTATCGATGCCGTCATCGCCAGGAGCTCGAACAACTACGGACCTTACCAATACCCGGAGAAGGTCATACCGCTCTTCGTCACCAACCTCCTGGAGGGGAGGAAGGTCCCGCTGTACGGGGAGGGCAGCAACGTGAGGGACTGGCTCTATGTGAGGGACAACTGCCGGGCCATCGACCTGGTGCTGCGCTCCGGTCTTTCGGGCGAAGCCTACAATATCGGCGCCGGCCAGGAGAAGACCAACCTGGAGCTGACCCATGCCATCCTTGATATCCTGGGTGCGGGGGAAGATGCCATCGAACGCGTCCCCGACCGGCTCGGCCACGATCTCAGGTACTCCATAGAGACCGCCAAACTGAGAGAGCTGGGCTGGGAACCGCTGCAGGACTTCGAGTCCGGGCTGCGGGAGACGGTGCAGTGGTATCGTGACAACACCGCCTGGTGGGAACCCATCAAGAGCGGTGATTTTCGCCGCTACTATTTGGAGAAGTACGGGGACATATAG
- a CDS encoding glycosyltransferase family 2 protein produces the protein MKLSIVMPVFNERNTIKEILRRVRQVDLGDLEREIVIVDDGSSDGTRDILAMEEDSGTRVIYHPENRGKGAAVRTGFAAASGDLILIQDADLEYDPDDYPKLLDPILKGKAQVVYGSRFTGPRKNMLFWHFVGNRFLALVTNVLFNTTLSDMETCYKLVTREAMEGIELKSNHFDIEPEITAKILKKRIRIYEVPISYAGREMEEGKKITWRDGLPALWTLIKYRFVD, from the coding sequence ATGAAGCTGTCGATCGTGATGCCGGTGTTCAACGAACGTAACACCATAAAAGAGATATTGCGCCGGGTGCGCCAGGTGGACCTGGGCGACCTCGAGAGGGAGATCGTCATAGTCGACGACGGCTCCAGCGACGGTACGCGGGACATCCTGGCCATGGAGGAGGATTCGGGCACACGTGTCATTTACCACCCCGAGAACCGCGGCAAGGGCGCCGCGGTGCGCACCGGCTTCGCCGCCGCCAGCGGCGACCTCATCCTTATCCAGGACGCGGACCTGGAGTACGACCCGGATGACTACCCGAAGCTGCTGGACCCGATCCTAAAGGGCAAGGCGCAGGTGGTCTACGGTTCCCGCTTCACCGGCCCGCGCAAGAACATGCTCTTCTGGCATTTCGTCGGCAACCGCTTTCTCGCGCTGGTGACCAACGTCCTCTTCAACACCACCCTTTCGGATATGGAGACCTGCTATAAGCTGGTCACGCGGGAGGCCATGGAGGGTATCGAGCTCAAGTCGAACCACTTCGACATAGAGCCGGAGATAACCGCCAAGATCCTCAAGAAGAGGATAAGGATCTACGAGGTACCCATCTCCTATGCCGGCAGGGAGATGGAGGAGGGGAAGAAGATCACGTGGAGAGACGGCCTCCCCGCCTTATGGACGCTGATCAAGTATCGCTTCGTGGACTGA